In Aedes albopictus strain Foshan chromosome 3, AalbF5, whole genome shotgun sequence, the following are encoded in one genomic region:
- the LOC109421807 gene encoding uncharacterized protein LOC109421807, translating to MPSSPSKRSRCAVVMATTVVVLFATTLIDRGGALQCHFCVGIDECNVTAMGVEPVNCTDEIVRLTNESLASFLPTLEYSPKIEEDAYQCVHVRATSLSDTTFLFIRGCTYSMNSTDFCDLRYASFRGTRECVACDDEDLCNDVDISDARKRPAPAVVGWLVTISAPLITVNHYLRR from the exons ATGCCGTCGTCGCCGTCGAAGAGATCGCGTTGCGCGGTGGTCATGGCAACGACGGTGGTAGTGCTGTTCGCGACCACGCTGATCGATCGAG GTGGAGCACTTCAATGCCATTTCTGCGTTGGAATTGATGAGTGTAACGTGACCGCGATGGGAGTGGAGCCCGTGAATTGTACCGATGAGATCGTTCGGTTGACCAATGAATCGCTGGCGTCGTTCTTGCCAACGCTGGAATATTCACCGAAGATCGAAGAGGACGCGTATCAGTGTGTCCACGTGCGAGCTACGTCGTTATCCGATACGACATTCCTGTTTATACGCGGTTGCACCTATTCCATGAATTCGACCGATTTCTGCGACCTCCGGTACGCCAGCTTTCGTGGAACTCGGGAATGTGTGGCCTGCGATGATGAAGATCTGTGCAACGACGTGGACATTAGTGACGCAAGGAAGCGGCCAGCGCCTGCTGTTGTCGGCTGGTTGGTCACGATCAGTGCCCCCCTCATCACCGTTAATCATTACCTGCGCCGGTGA